A region from the Fundulus heteroclitus isolate FHET01 unplaced genomic scaffold, MU-UCD_Fhet_4.1 scaffold_736, whole genome shotgun sequence genome encodes:
- the LOC118561839 gene encoding PAK4-inhibitor inka2-like, which translates to MFCLRDSSDCLQEQMHYMMRSLQDLKQLRKACPEVRHPLAPLNSQLPAMARHPPLVARACQQRALQREQRARLRVSEASTASTYDSACCLASPLEDVDEDEDDASSGLGLSFRRDLRSPCSQKSLEFDSGYSEASWQDDGVVLRRTRNVRVSSSACMRMNRAPSGRIRPKSTSDACLETWTSFEVSDPEDWTNSLLTRGRNRQPLVLGDNSFADLIQNWMDLPDCPEPTELKLNPRRKLGRGFFGNMRKKLSGLSKTVEDRVRMRSTDPSHLNRAANAPKRLSCPVGPLQPKVPFFHQSHSGINELGSDFYHFAAMMKSGSRQPIICKDIVGYV; encoded by the coding sequence TTTTGCTTACGTGACTCCAGTGACTGCCTGCAGGAGCAGATGCACTACATGATGAGGTCACTGCAAGATCTGAAGCAGCTGCGGAAAGCCTGCCCCGAAGTGCGACACCCCCTCGCTCCCCTCAACAGCCAGCTCCCAGCCATGGCGCGTCATCCTCCGCTGGTGGCGAGGGCCTGCCAGCAGCGGGCTCTGCAGCGGGAGCAGCGCGCACGCCTGCGGGTGTCCGAGGCCAGCACGGCCAGCACCTACGACTCGGCCTGCTGCCTCGCCAGCCCCCTGGAGGACGTCGACGAGGACGAGGACGACGCCAGCAGCGGGCTAGGACTGAGCTTCAGACGGGACCTGCGCTCTCCCTGTAGCCAGAAGAGTCTGGAGTTTGACTCGGGTTACTCCGAGGCGTCCTGGCAGGACGACGGCGTCGTCCTCAGGAGGACGAGGAACGTGCGCGTTTCGTCCTCCGCCTGCATGCGGATGAACAGGGCGCCCAGCGGACGCATCCGGCCTAAATCCACGTCCGACGCCTGCCTTGAGACCTGGACTTCTTTCGAGGTCAGCGACCCAGAGGACTGGACTAATTCCCTGCTGACCAGAGGGCGCAACAGGCAGCCTCTGGTTCTGGGTGACAATAGCTTCGCAGACCTCATACAGAACTGGATGGACTTGCCGGATTGTCCAGAACCCACAGAACTGAAACTAAACCCTAGACGGAAATTGGGGAGAGGCTTCTTTGGCAACATGAGGAAGAAGCTGTCTGGCCTCTCTAAGACTGTGGAGGACAGAGTGAGGATGAGATCCACGGACCCTTCTCATCTGAACCGAGCGGCCAACGCTCCAAAGCGCCTGTCCTGTCCTGTTGGGCCGTTGCAGCCCAAAGTGCCGTTTTTCCACCAGTCTCACTCGGGCATCAATGAGCTGGGTTCAGACTTCTACCACTTTGCTGCTATGATGAAGTCAGGCAGCCGACAGCCGATAATATGCAAGGACATCGTTGGTTACGTCTGA